In Drosophila bipectinata strain 14024-0381.07 chromosome 2R, DbipHiC1v2, whole genome shotgun sequence, one genomic interval encodes:
- the hlk gene encoding uncharacterized protein hlk isoform X13, whose translation MTFTRLKTLTLLVCALLALSFPGYVNGANNKKGSQPAAPPEPEAVIEEVNAKQLEKLLADKDYVAVFWYARSCVTCDKVLAELEKIDDDTDSFGVDFVKINDKRLAKQYGIKNFPALTYFREKEPIIYDGDLMDEEGVLDFLTSLEAMDLPDRIEEVNAKILQKIIEDTDFVAVLFYDKDQKKSQKILAELENIDDECDQNDIAFVKIDDDKEAKEWGIDEIPSIVLFERGIPHIYEGDLMKEDELLGWLVHQKRYSEIPEVTDEMKDKLVENTEHLAVIFYDKDDKQDMRILNELENIDDELEKEGIVIVRIDNAAEAKEYGLDHLPALIYFENKIPALYEGDLMNEDEVLEWLLVQKKTATIEEVTDEILVNLINEHEYVVVFFTGPCEPGETCDHTLNALESIDDELDEAGIIFVTTEDTGVAKKYNVKTYPRLVFFRNRDPLHFTGDLDDEDEVLAWITDDETLEIPGKIEEVNVKMLDKILAENDHVVVFFYAEGDKKAQKILNELENIDDECEEKDIDFVKTSDDDIDKEYDLPGLPALAFYRHKFRTIYTGDLMKEEEILEWVIDLHESTADVIESVDRKTLQVLINDVEHLAVFFYDDECESCSDILEELENIDDDTDKHGIQFVKSNDVKLAHEIGIFAFPALVYYETGVPIMYDGNLKNENRVLQWLINQKSNDDDDDEKIVKLRYPKESDEDKRDRLKRLQSSIRRERLQKRRRDIEDDEDEDNDDDGDGDDEGDEDEDNEEDDDEDIVNEEDEDDEEDEDGDGDNDDEEDEDNEDDDEEDNGNDDEDEDDNDGDEDNEDDDEDQDDNNDDENDEDGDEEDDEGDEDEDNEDEDEDDKDNEDEDEDDNDKDNEDEDDDENQDEDDENEDENEDGDDENEDEDEDEDNGNDNDDDEENGNEDEDEDNEDDNEDEDEDEGNGNDEEDDEENGDDDEDEDDENDGDNGKDDEDEDEDEGIEDDEEDDDNNARDDNDDDDNDDNDNDDDNDDDNDDENDNDDDEEDEEDPKSKPKYRHTAKGRTIHRLADLCSGRLIDEIDDECFYVGLGHDGHSAKRGNNYVPNDYKPFQCCPTKLEKSTKVPKMTAQRIGHSEGEQGKRSQGGNFQFASASSSSAGKASGTKPVVGKKQAKRPQENDDDDDDDEEGEDKPLVKVSYANKRGGSNKPQAGKKPLNKVQDNDDEGEVKQKSSKKSGKLNVKTGINFFQNRLKNLYDLVFQDISLWE comes from the exons ATGCGCGCAGCTGTGTGACCTGTGATAAGGTTTTAGCGGAACTCGAAAAAATCGACGATGACACAGACTCCTTCGGAGTGGACTTTGTGAAAATCAACGACAAACGACTCGCCAAGCAGTATGGCATCAAGAACTTCCCCGCGCTCACCTATTTCAG GGAGAAGGAGCCCATCATCTACGACGGAGACCTCATGGACGAGGAGGGCGTGCTCGACTTCCTCACGTCGCTGGAGGCCATGGACCTGCCCGACCGCATCGAGGAGGTGAACGCCAAGATTCTTCAGAAGATCATCGAGGACACCGACTTCGTAGCCGTGCTATTCT ACGACAAAGACCAAAAGAAATCACAGAAAATCCTCGCAGAATTGGAAAACATTGACGACGAGTGCGATCAGAACGATATTGCCTTTGTCAAGATCGATGATGACAAAGAGGCCAAAGAATGGGGTATCGATGAGATACCGTCGATTGTACTCTTTGAACGTGGCATTCCACACATCTACGAGGGTGATCTGATGAAAGAGGATGAGCTGCTCGGCTGGCTGGTGCATCAGAAGCGGTACTCCGAGATTCCCGAGGTGACCGATGAGATGAAGGACAAGTTGGTTGAGAACACCGAGCACTTGGCGGTTATCTTCT ACGACAAGGACGATAAGCAGGACATGCGCATTCTCAACGAACTGGAGAACATTGACGATGAGTTGGAGAAGGAAGGTATCGTCATTGTGCGTATCGATAACGCCGCCGAGGCCAAGGAGTACGGTCTGGACCACTTGCCCGCCCTCATCTACTTCGAGAACAAGATACCAGCCCTTTACGAAGGTGATCTGATGAACGAGGACGAGGTGCTCGAGTGGCTGCTGGTCCAGAAGAAGACGGCTACCATCGAGGAGGTCACCGACGAAATCCTGGTCAACCTGATCAATGAGCACGAGTATGTTGTTGTCTTTTTCACTGGCCCGTGCGAGCCCGGTGAGACCTGCGATCACACCCTTAACGCCCTGGAAAGCATCGACGACGAGTTGGACGAGGCTGGAATCATTTTTGTCACCACTGAGGACACTGGCGTCGCCAAGAAGTACAACGTCAAGACCTATCCTCGCCTGGTGTTCTTCAGGAACCGAGACCCCCTGCACTTCACCGGAGATCTCGACGACGAGGACGAAGTGTTGGCCTGGATCACCGATGACGAAACCCTCGAAATTCCCGGCAAGATCGAGGAGGTCAACGTTAAGATGCTGGACAAGATTTTGGCCGAAAACGATCACGTTGTCGTGTTCTTCT ATGCCGAGGGCGACAAGAAGGCCCAGAAGATTCTCAACGAGCTGGAGAACATCGACGACGAGTGCGAGGAAAAAGACATTGACTTCGTAAAGACATCCGACGACGATATTGATAAGGAATACGACCTGCCCGGCCTGCCGGCGCTTGCATTTTATAGACATAAGTTTAGGACAATTTACACCG GTGACCTGATGAAGGAAGAGGAAATCCTAGAGTGGGTTATTGATTTGCACGAGTCCACTGCTGATGTTATTGAGTCGGTCGACAGGAAGACCCTCCAAGTGCTGATCAACGACGTGGAACACCTGGCCGTCTTCTTCT ACGATGACGAGTGCGAATCTTGCTCCGACATTTTGGAGGAACTGGAGAACATCGATGACGACACCGACAAGCATGGAATCCAATTCGTGAAGTCGAATGATGTGAAACTAGCCCACGAAATTGGTATTTTCGCATTCCCAGCTTTGGTCTACTACGAGACTGGCGTCCCGATCATGTATGACG GTAATCTCAAAAACGAAAACCGTGTGCTGCAGTGGTTGATCAATCAAAAGA gcaatgatgacgatgatgatgaaaaaattgttaaattgcGGTATCCAAAAGAAAGCGACGAAGATAAGAGAGACAGATTAAAGCGTCTGCAGAGCTCGATACGAAGAGAGAGACTGCAGAAGAGAAGACGAGACATCGAAGATGACGAGGACGAAGATAATGATGATGACGGGGATGGGGATGACGAAggggatgaggatgaggacaATGAAGAAGATGATGATGAGGATATTGTAAATGAAGAAGATGAAGATGATGAGGAAGATGaggatggggatggggataATGATGACGAGGAAGATGAGGATAATGAAGACGATGATGAAGAAGATAATGGCAATGATGACGAAGACGAAGATGATAACGATGGGGACGAAGATAACGAGGATGACGATGAAGATCAGGACGACAATAATGACGACGAGAACGATGAGGACGGGGATGAGGAAGACGATGAAGGCGACGAAGATGAAGATAATGAAGATGAAGATGAAGATGATAAGGATAATGAAGATGAAGATGAAGATGACAATGATAAGGATAATGAAGATGAGGATGATGATGAAAATCAAGATGAAGATGATGAAAATGAAGATGAAAATGAAGATGGTGATGATGAAAATGAAGATGAGGATGAAGATGAAGATAATGGTAATGACAATGATGATGACGAGGAGAACGGaaatgaagatgaagatgAGGATAATGAAGATGACAATGAAGACGAAGATGAAGATGAAGGTAATGGAAATGATGAGGAGGACGACGAAGAAAATGGGGACGATGACGAAGATGAAGATGATGAAAACGATGGGGATAACGGTAAAGATGATGAggacgaggatgaggatgagggaATTGAAGATGATGAAGAAGATGACGATAATAATGCTAGGGATGACAATGACGATGACGATAACGATGACAATGACAACGATGATGACAATGACGACGACAACGACGACGAGAATGATAACGACGACGATGAGGAAGACGAAGAAGATCCAAAAAGCAAACCAAAATATAGGCACACAGCCAAAGGTCGAACGATACATCGCTTGGCTGACCTTTGCTCGGGTCGGCTTATAGATGAAATAG ATGACGAATGTTTCTATGTTGGATTGGGTCATGACGGCCATTCGGCTAAGCGCGGTAACAATTATGTGCCCAACGATTACAAACCATTCCAATGCTGTCCAACCAAATTGGAGAAGTCAACGAAAGTTCCTAAGATGACCGCCCAGCGCATCGGACACAGCGAGGGCGAGCAGGGCAAGCGCTCCCAGGGCGGTAACTTCCAGTTCGCCTCGGCCTCCTCCTCGTCGGCGGGCAAGGCTAGCGGCACCAAGCCGGTGGTCGGCAAGAAGCAGGCGAAGCGCCCCCAGGAAaacgacgacgatgacgacgacgacgaggagggCGAGGACAAGCCCCTGGTGAAGGTCTCGTACGCCAACAAGCGCGGAGGAAGCAACAAGCCGCAGGCTGGCAAGAAGCCCCTCAACAAGGTCCAGGACAACGACGACGAGGGAGAGGTCAAGCAGAAGTCGTCGAAGAAGTCCGGCAAGCTGAATGTCAAAACCG gcattaattttttccaaaatcgACTAAAAAATTTGTATGACCTCGTTTTTCAGGATATCTCTCTGTGGGAGTAA